The nucleotide sequence TCACAAACTTGTTACAACGCGTTCGAGTGAAGCCGTTGTAACTCGCTTCACGCGCCACCCCTGGAGAGTTTAAGGAAACGTTGTTCTTCAGATCAGATCTACGGTCGTCTGTGGCAGAGATATTGATCGGAGGTGAGCAAAAGGATAAGgtttcttctttctctctcttctgaTGAGCCATGGCTGATtgggatgagagagagagaggtttaGAGAGAGAGTGGGGGGGGGTTAGAGAGGGAAGGAGTTGGGGATGGGATGAGTTTAAAGGTTTGAAGAAAGTGTTTATTGTGATGATATGACGGTATCAaaagtaaactgccattttggtccctgacgtttggtcagttttgccactttagtccaaatttcaaaccttttgctattttggtccctgtggttttgttttgtttttttttttttttgccattttggtccaaatttcaaatttggccAAATTCCCTAACTTAAAACCTTCTAGTTTGTCTTTATCCTCAAgggcattttgatcattttagaattattataactaattttatatatatatatatatatatatatatatatatatatataataccctAAAATACACACACATACAGACACCACACCACACCACCCTATTCTCACTGCCAATTACAGGGGATATCGCTGTCTTGAGGTGTCCACCGGGAAAATTATTTTCTCTCGCCATGTCACGTTTGCTGAGACAGTTTTCCCGTTCACAAACTCCTCGGACCCAAACTATCCCCCACCTTTTGTGACGACACAGCCGCCCCTTTTTCGTTTCCTACATCCTTCGGCCCACATAACACCTTCGGCCCTATACCTAACACCGACCCATCATCATCTTCGCCTGTCCCCACTTTACCGACCCCATTGGCCCAACATCCCTCTCAGCCATCCATCTTAGGCCCTCATCCTTCCACCACTTTGGCCCAAACTCAATCCAGCCCACCTCCTCCTCATTCGGCCCATTCCCTTGGACCATCACACGACCACACACCTATACCACCCACACCACCACCGCCTCCCTCTCCCGGACCACCCGGCCCTTCTCACCCAATGACCACGCGCTCACGCGCCGGTATTGTCAAGCCTCGTGTTCCCTTTAACCTTTCAACTGTCACTCCTTCTGTCTCACCCTTACCCAAATCTCACCTTGCCGCTCTAAAGGATCCAAACTGGTACGATGCTATGACTACTAAATACAAAGCTTTATTGGAGAACCATACGTGGGATCTAGTACCGAGACCCACCTCCGCCCCGATCATTCGGTGCATGTGGCTTTTTAAGCATAAGTATCTTGCATCAGGTCTGTTGGAACGCTACAAAGCTCGGCTCGTGGTGAATGGTAAGAGCAAAACTGTTGGCATTGAATGTGATGAGACCTTCAGCCCCGTGATTAAACCAACCATTATTCGTACGGTCTTAAGTCTTGTTGTTTCTCGCTCATGGCCTATTCATCAACTTGATGTGAAAAACGCCTTTTTACATGGGACTTTGCAAGAAACAGTGTACATGCATCAACCCCCAGGTTTTGTTGATAAGAATAACCCAGGCTTTGTTTGCAGGTTAAATAAATCATTATATAGGTTAAAACAGGCTCCTCGCGCATGGTATCAACGGTTCTCTAACTTTATTCTTCAAAGTGGATTCAAGAGCAGTATTTGTGACACTTCTTTATTTGTCTACAAGCATGGGGACCAAACAGCTTATCTTCTCTTATATGTCGACGACATTATTTTAACTGCATCTAACCCCACTTTGTCACAACACCTAATTGCcatgttaaaagctgaatttgcTATGACTGATCTTGGGGTTCTACATCATTTTTTGGGGATTAAAGTGGATTACAAGCACGGGGGTCTATTTCTGTCCCAGTCCACATACGCTGGTGACATTCTTCACAGGGCAAACATGACTAATTGCAAGCCTTGTAACACTCCGGTAGACGTTGGTTCGAAACTGAGCGCCAAATCTGGCACTCCAGTTGTGGATGGTACTCTTTATCGCAGCCTTGCTGACGCCCTACAGTACCTTACCATCACCCGTCCCGATATTGCATATGCAGTCCAGCAGGTTTGTTTATTTATGCATGACCCTCGGGAACCTCATCTGTACTTTCTGAAGCGTATTTTGCTTTACATTCAGGGGACACTTGATTTTGGCTTACAGCTCAACCCCTCTCGGTCCGTATCTTTGACTGCTTATTCGGATGCTGATTGGGGTGGGTGTCCTGACTCTCGTCGATCCACCTCTGGGTACTGTATTTACTTGGGCGATAACTTGGTCTCGTGGAGCTCCAAGCGTCAACCAACTATTTCTCGTTCCAGTGCCGAGGCTGAGTATCGTGGCGTTGCTAATGCTGTGGCTGAGGCTAGTTGGATACAAAATCTTCTTTTGGAACTTGGCGTATCAGTCAAGCAAGCTACTATTGTTTACTGTGACAATGTGTTGCAGTTTATCTTACTCAGAATCCGATGCAACATCAGCGAACAAAACATGTTGAACTTGATATTCATTTTGAGGAAGCTTACCACTAGAAGAAATTAATTTATTCTCGCACCTTTAGTCCTTAGGATTTAtggattttatttttaaaacgtTCGTTGTCTTCAACTTAGCATCACGTTTTTTCTGTTTTCAAGATAATTCCGTTTAAAGAATACGTAGAGTTAGTAAATTGACAAACCCAAAAAATCATAAATTGTATGTGTAGTATATGAATTTGGTGTAATTTAGTTTCTGGTAATCAGTTGTTGATTTTAACATTCAACTTGATGAAGTTTGCAAGTTGTTATCTGACCCGAACCATCGAATCGACCAGAACTATCGAACAGAACTGTATTTTTTATGTCTGGACATACCATATTGGAACATTTTAAAAAGTGAAATCCTTAGAAAAAATTCTTGAATCCGCCACTGAAGACTATCAGCGTGAGAGATAATCCCACAACATGGGGATGAGGTGGCGCGAGGCAATGACATGAAACACCCTAGAGGGGCCGTGGACACGGCATGAACCATGCAGCTGCTTGGATACTTCCATGGGCGGTGGAAAGTGTGCCATTTGATGCCCTTAAAAAAATACAAACTTTGAATTTTCAGAGTTGACATTAAGAAATACTTTTTTACCCATTAACTCAATGACCTCGATATAcatattttaaaaagaaaaaaataatcaACCATCTCAAACCCATTCAAGGCCATTAATAACCGACGTGGTAACACTTTTCGGTTTCGAAACCGCCTCCAGTGGTCGAACCGGCCAACATTCTGGTGGTCGAAGTGGACAACACTCTGGTGGTCGAAGCGGACAAAGCTTTCGTTGTAGAAAATGGTCAAGCCGAAGACGAGGAGGATTGCATAACACATTTTGATTTACTTGATATGACACATTCGGATATACCCAGTATTATAATAAATACGATCATGCGTGATTTCCATATGAAGACAGCTTGTTGCTCGTCTAGCTACCattagtttgtaatcgtattGATATTCATTTTTTAATAAATAACTTTTATTAACAATCTTAATTGTTGAAACCTAAAAGtaattaaaaagtaaaaaagatGTGGTGGTGCGATTTGCGATTGAGTAACCATAAGCAATATGAGATCTGGTATCCGCAATTTTATGACTTCATTTTGCAATTTGCGATAACCGATTGATAattttttcggttcaagtctcaCAAGCGCCCTAACTTTATAGTTTGTTTAGGGTCTCCAAAAACATTGGACCGGTCCTTTTAGCCTACCACCAACCTTAAAGACAATTATGCTATAAATAAGCCTTATAAGGCCAAATGGTTTAACAACAAAAAATGGAGATAACTAAGGATGTCTCAAAGTTTGTGAAACCATTAACACCAACTTCTTCCACCCTTCGTAAGTATACCATCTCTTTTTTCGATGATATACAACCAAATATGAACGTGCCTTTAATTCTCTACTACTCTACACCATATAAGGAACAAAATGATGTACAAACCAACATCCTTAATCACTTAGAAATCTCATTATCAAAAACCTTAGTTGAGTTTTACCCATTGGCCGGGAGATACATGGGTTCATTTATTGATTGTAGTGATCAAGGTGCTCTATACATCCAAGCCAAAGCAAAATTCCAACTCTCGGAATTTCTAGACCTCGCGTCGGAGTTAAAACTAAGCATGCTACATGATTTTCTCCCGTGTGACCCCGGTAAGCCTGGTGAAGTTGACGACCCCTTGTTATTCGTTAAAGTCACGACTTTCGAATGCGGTGGAGTTGCCATAGGTATGTGCATTTCACATAAATTTGCGGATATGGCCACTTTTTGCACATTCGTCGATAATTGGGCTACCAAAAGCCGAAAAATAGATAAGGATGAGTCAAACTCAAAAAAATATTCTCCTGTTTTTAGCTCAACTCATTACCTCCCAACACTTAATCTACTTAATGATGAAGTTGTTGTTGACTCAAATGAAGTGATGAATAATTGTGTTTTGCGAGTGTTTTCGTTTAAAGGGTCTACGATAACAAAACTAAGAGAAAAAATCATGTCGAAGGATAATATTAATATTGTAACGCATAGGCCTTCGAAAGTACAACTTATTGTGGCATTGTTATGGAAGGCCCTTGTGGACATGGATAAAGCGAATGGAAAATCAAAGGCGTCGTTCGTTATGCAAGCAGTTAACTTGAGGGATAAAATCGTCCCTATGGCGCCTGATAACTTTTGTGGTAATTTTATTACTTATGCTAATGCGCGCATTGAGCTTAGCGAGTCTGACCAAATTGACCTTCAGGTTTTAGTTAAGCTCTTGCATGACTCAACTAACAAAATAAGAAGTAACTATGCTAAAGCATTAACACATATAGTTGAGAAAGATTATGATGTTTTATCAAGGCCCATTTTGGAGATGTGTCAAAGTATAACCGATCCTGATGTAACCTGCTACGCGTTCAGTTCTTGGTGCAAATTCTCATTCTACACTGCTGATTTTGGCTGGGGTATACCGGCGTGGAGAAGCACGACAAGAGTTGGTTTCCCACACCGTGTGGTCATGATGgatgatgaagaaggtgatgGCGTGGACGCGTGGGTTCAATTAGACAGAAAACAAATGTGTGAGTTAGAAAAAGATCCCAACATACAAGCCTACAAGGTTTAGGGTCATTTATGGTGTGTGTTAGCTCCCAGTTAGTTTGTCCGGATTAATGCAATGAAAGTATGTCTACCGTTGTCCAATAATTAATGAAATATGTACCAAAAGTGTTTGTAGCTCAATGATATCAAGATGTTGGACTTGATCATTTTGTTTAGCTTTTTCTCTGTTACCGTCACCAACTTCAACTTCCTTTGCAGGAGGGTTCATATTACTTGGTATTAGAATAGTTTGGGGTTGGGTTGGAGAAGACAATCATGATTTCTAATTTAAGGGTTTGGGGTTAAATGTGAAATTAATTGGGTTTAAAATGGGTAGATATTTTGATGTGGGTGAAAAGATAtaaatgcccctcatgtgaggatagggctgttcaaaaagcttgtggctcggagctcgctcgaaactcactcggatttagctcggaaaaagctcgctcaatatggctcggttagaaagtgagcctagctcggctcggctcgtgacgagtcaaattggctcggtttggctcgcttggtagctcggctcggcttagctcgaattattttacttataatatatttgatttttatatatataatatattacaaatattatttacatatatttaggcttgtagtttgatatctataacatatttaaaggttgattAACATGCTAATAAGcaaatattgtatttacttgaaatataaaacttattttgcgttgtgAACAGCCGTATGTGAGGGACACATGACCAACATTTGATCAACTAATTAGATGATGTTAGTGATGAGGGCCAAAATTGTTAGAAAAAAATAATGTTAGGTACacagatgttaaaagatttttttttagctaatagggtaaaagtgatataaccacaggggtcaaaatcataatttactctaatataaaAAAGAGTACACTGCTaataggtttggttacttttgacactttaatccaaaactcaaaccttttgaatct is from Helianthus annuus cultivar XRQ/B chromosome 9, HanXRQr2.0-SUNRISE, whole genome shotgun sequence and encodes:
- the LOC110877219 gene encoding stemmadenine O-acetyltransferase, with amino-acid sequence MNVPLILYYSTPYKEQNDVQTNILNHLEISLSKTLVEFYPLAGRYMGSFIDCSDQGALYIQAKAKFQLSEFLDLASELKLSMLHDFLPCDPGKPGEVDDPLLFVKVTTFECGGVAIGMCISHKFADMATFCTFVDNWATKSRKIDKDESNSKKYSPVFSSTHYLPTLNLLNDEVVVDSNEVMNNCVLRVFSFKGSTITKLREKIMSKDNINIVTHRPSKVQLIVALLWKALVDMDKANGKSKASFVMQAVNLRDKIVPMAPDNFCGNFITYANARIELSESDQIDLQVLVKLLHDSTNKIRSNYAKALTHIVEKDYDVLSRPILEMCQSITDPDVTCYAFSSWCKFSFYTADFGWGIPAWRSTTRVGFPHRVVMMDDEEGDGVDAWVQLDRKQMCELEKDPNIQAYKV